In Paramormyrops kingsleyae isolate MSU_618 chromosome 13, PKINGS_0.4, whole genome shotgun sequence, a single window of DNA contains:
- the sergef gene encoding secretion-regulating guanine nucleotide exchange factor isoform X2: MRDSGSDVLDVTLFTWGANSYGQLSQGHVEDRCEPGTAECALPTAGARSLRGGGGHSALVTEAGQLMVCGQNHRGQLGLGHTSQITAFVPCPSLGPRSIRQVSCGWDFTLILTDCGQLLACGSNAHGQLGLPQVSGHTAKPLPIEALISPIISVAAGLRHSLAVDSSGCVYQWGVGLSSEARRLLAPQTPPAHLTSKEPCPVPALDTVSPNSVTAGASHCVCLTGGDVFLWGSNKRGQLGGPGPFQSLPRVLDRILLAGESVTDVWSGWTHLVARTESGRVFTWGRGDYGQLGRALQTNQDLSLLSDDVPPAYSRPMACHPMEVKALTGATQVACGSEHSLAVVGGALVSWGWNEHGMCGDGSCEDVSSPAPIAALRQVTPVLIGCGAGHSMALCAVPLAGSAEAPPRASSSAAT; this comes from the exons ATGAGGGACTCAGGCTCGGATGTTTTGGACGTGACTTTGTTCACGTGG GGCGCTAACAGCTACGGCCAGCTGAGCCAGGGGCATGTGGAGGACCGGTGCGAGCCCGGGACCGCGGAGTGCGCGCTACCAACCGCCGGGGCGCGCAGCCTGCGTGGAGGCGGCGGGCACTCTGCGCTTGTCACCG AAGCGGGACAGTTGATGGTGTGTGGCCAGAACCACAGAGGACAGCTGGGCCTCGGCCATACGTCTCAGATCACTGCCTTTGTTCCCTGCCCTTCTCTGGGCCCGCGGTCCATACGCCAGGTGTCCTGCGGCTGGGACTTCACCCTCATTCTGACAG ACTGTGGACAGCTGTTGGCCTGCGGTTCGAATGCCCATGGCCAGCTGGGCCTCCCCCAGGTCTCCGGGCACACAGCAAAGCCCTTGCCAATTGAG GCCTTGATTTCCCCCATCATCAGTGTGGCTGCAGGGCTTCGACACTCTCTGGCTGTTGATT CCTCAGGGTGTGTGTACCAGTGGGGGGTGGGTCTGTCCAGCGAGGCCAGGCGGCTCCTGGCCCCGCagaccccccccgcccacctcaCCTCCAAGGAGCCCTGCCCAGTTCCAG CCCTGGACACCGTGTCCCCAAACTCAGTGACAGCTGGAGCCTCCCACTGCGTCTGCCTGACTG ggggcgatgtgTTCCTCTGGGGCAGCAACAAGCGGGGTCAGCTTGGGGGCCCGGGGCCTTTCCAGTCCCTCCCTCGGGTCCTAGATCGCATCCTGCTGGCTGGAGAATCCGTGACGGATGTGTGGAGTGGCTGGACACACCTAGTGGCCAGGACAG AGAGTGGCAGGGTCTTTACTTGGGGGCGGGGTGATTACGGACAGCTGGGCAGGGCACTGCAAACCAATCAGGATTTGAGTCTTCTGTCAGATGATGTCCCACCTGCATACTCCAGACCAATGGCGTGCCACCCTATGGAGGTGAAGGCCCTTACTGGGGCCACACAG gtagcGTGTGGCTCGGAGCACAGCCTGGCTGTCGTAG GTGGCGCTCTGGTCTCGTGGGGCTGGAACGAGCACGGTATGTGTGGAGATGGATCCTGCGAGGATGTCAGCAGTCCCGCCCCCATCGCCGCGTTACGCCAGGTCACGCCTGTCCTAATTGGCTGTGGGGCTGGGCACTCCATGGCGTTGTGCGCCGTGCCATTGGCTGGCTCTGCAGAAGCCCCGCCCCGGGCCAGCAGCAGCGCTGCCACATGA
- the sergef gene encoding secretion-regulating guanine nucleotide exchange factor isoform X1, which translates to MRDSGSDVLDVTLFTWGANSYGQLSQGHVEDRCEPGTAECALPTAGARSLRGGGGHSALVTEAGQLMVCGQNHRGQLGLGHTSQITAFVPCPSLGPRSIRQVSCGWDFTLILTDCGQLLACGSNAHGQLGLPQVSGHTAKPLPIEALISPIISVAAGLRHSLAVDSSGCVYQWGVGLSSEARRLLAPQTPPAHLTSKEPCPVPALDTVSPNSVTAGASHCVCLTAGGDVFLWGSNKRGQLGGPGPFQSLPRVLDRILLAGESVTDVWSGWTHLVARTESGRVFTWGRGDYGQLGRALQTNQDLSLLSDDVPPAYSRPMACHPMEVKALTGATQVACGSEHSLAVVGGALVSWGWNEHGMCGDGSCEDVSSPAPIAALRQVTPVLIGCGAGHSMALCAVPLAGSAEAPPRASSSAAT; encoded by the exons ATGAGGGACTCAGGCTCGGATGTTTTGGACGTGACTTTGTTCACGTGG GGCGCTAACAGCTACGGCCAGCTGAGCCAGGGGCATGTGGAGGACCGGTGCGAGCCCGGGACCGCGGAGTGCGCGCTACCAACCGCCGGGGCGCGCAGCCTGCGTGGAGGCGGCGGGCACTCTGCGCTTGTCACCG AAGCGGGACAGTTGATGGTGTGTGGCCAGAACCACAGAGGACAGCTGGGCCTCGGCCATACGTCTCAGATCACTGCCTTTGTTCCCTGCCCTTCTCTGGGCCCGCGGTCCATACGCCAGGTGTCCTGCGGCTGGGACTTCACCCTCATTCTGACAG ACTGTGGACAGCTGTTGGCCTGCGGTTCGAATGCCCATGGCCAGCTGGGCCTCCCCCAGGTCTCCGGGCACACAGCAAAGCCCTTGCCAATTGAG GCCTTGATTTCCCCCATCATCAGTGTGGCTGCAGGGCTTCGACACTCTCTGGCTGTTGATT CCTCAGGGTGTGTGTACCAGTGGGGGGTGGGTCTGTCCAGCGAGGCCAGGCGGCTCCTGGCCCCGCagaccccccccgcccacctcaCCTCCAAGGAGCCCTGCCCAGTTCCAG CCCTGGACACCGTGTCCCCAAACTCAGTGACAGCTGGAGCCTCCCACTGCGTCTGCCTGACTG cagggggcgatgtgTTCCTCTGGGGCAGCAACAAGCGGGGTCAGCTTGGGGGCCCGGGGCCTTTCCAGTCCCTCCCTCGGGTCCTAGATCGCATCCTGCTGGCTGGAGAATCCGTGACGGATGTGTGGAGTGGCTGGACACACCTAGTGGCCAGGACAG AGAGTGGCAGGGTCTTTACTTGGGGGCGGGGTGATTACGGACAGCTGGGCAGGGCACTGCAAACCAATCAGGATTTGAGTCTTCTGTCAGATGATGTCCCACCTGCATACTCCAGACCAATGGCGTGCCACCCTATGGAGGTGAAGGCCCTTACTGGGGCCACACAG gtagcGTGTGGCTCGGAGCACAGCCTGGCTGTCGTAG GTGGCGCTCTGGTCTCGTGGGGCTGGAACGAGCACGGTATGTGTGGAGATGGATCCTGCGAGGATGTCAGCAGTCCCGCCCCCATCGCCGCGTTACGCCAGGTCACGCCTGTCCTAATTGGCTGTGGGGCTGGGCACTCCATGGCGTTGTGCGCCGTGCCATTGGCTGGCTCTGCAGAAGCCCCGCCCCGGGCCAGCAGCAGCGCTGCCACATGA
- the sergef gene encoding secretion-regulating guanine nucleotide exchange factor isoform X4, translated as MVCGQNHRGQLGLGHTSQITAFVPCPSLGPRSIRQVSCGWDFTLILTDCGQLLACGSNAHGQLGLPQVSGHTAKPLPIEALISPIISVAAGLRHSLAVDSSGCVYQWGVGLSSEARRLLAPQTPPAHLTSKEPCPVPALDTVSPNSVTAGASHCVCLTAGGDVFLWGSNKRGQLGGPGPFQSLPRVLDRILLAGESVTDVWSGWTHLVARTESGRVFTWGRGDYGQLGRALQTNQDLSLLSDDVPPAYSRPMACHPMEVKALTGATQVACGSEHSLAVVGGALVSWGWNEHGMCGDGSCEDVSSPAPIAALRQVTPVLIGCGAGHSMALCAVPLAGSAEAPPRASSSAAT; from the exons ATGGTGTGTGGCCAGAACCACAGAGGACAGCTGGGCCTCGGCCATACGTCTCAGATCACTGCCTTTGTTCCCTGCCCTTCTCTGGGCCCGCGGTCCATACGCCAGGTGTCCTGCGGCTGGGACTTCACCCTCATTCTGACAG ACTGTGGACAGCTGTTGGCCTGCGGTTCGAATGCCCATGGCCAGCTGGGCCTCCCCCAGGTCTCCGGGCACACAGCAAAGCCCTTGCCAATTGAG GCCTTGATTTCCCCCATCATCAGTGTGGCTGCAGGGCTTCGACACTCTCTGGCTGTTGATT CCTCAGGGTGTGTGTACCAGTGGGGGGTGGGTCTGTCCAGCGAGGCCAGGCGGCTCCTGGCCCCGCagaccccccccgcccacctcaCCTCCAAGGAGCCCTGCCCAGTTCCAG CCCTGGACACCGTGTCCCCAAACTCAGTGACAGCTGGAGCCTCCCACTGCGTCTGCCTGACTG cagggggcgatgtgTTCCTCTGGGGCAGCAACAAGCGGGGTCAGCTTGGGGGCCCGGGGCCTTTCCAGTCCCTCCCTCGGGTCCTAGATCGCATCCTGCTGGCTGGAGAATCCGTGACGGATGTGTGGAGTGGCTGGACACACCTAGTGGCCAGGACAG AGAGTGGCAGGGTCTTTACTTGGGGGCGGGGTGATTACGGACAGCTGGGCAGGGCACTGCAAACCAATCAGGATTTGAGTCTTCTGTCAGATGATGTCCCACCTGCATACTCCAGACCAATGGCGTGCCACCCTATGGAGGTGAAGGCCCTTACTGGGGCCACACAG gtagcGTGTGGCTCGGAGCACAGCCTGGCTGTCGTAG GTGGCGCTCTGGTCTCGTGGGGCTGGAACGAGCACGGTATGTGTGGAGATGGATCCTGCGAGGATGTCAGCAGTCCCGCCCCCATCGCCGCGTTACGCCAGGTCACGCCTGTCCTAATTGGCTGTGGGGCTGGGCACTCCATGGCGTTGTGCGCCGTGCCATTGGCTGGCTCTGCAGAAGCCCCGCCCCGGGCCAGCAGCAGCGCTGCCACATGA
- the sergef gene encoding secretion-regulating guanine nucleotide exchange factor isoform X3 — MRDSGSDVLDVTLFTWGANSYGQLSQGHVEDRCEPGTAECALPTAGARSLRGGGGHSALVTEAGQLMVCGQNHRGQLGLGHTSQITAFVPCPSLGPRSIRQVSCGWDFTLILTDCGQLLACGSNAHGQLGLPQVSGHTAKPLPIEALISPIISVAAGLRHSLAVDSSGCVYQWGVGLSSEARRLLAPQTPPAHLTSKEPCPVPALDTVSPNSVTAGASHCVCLTAGGDVFLWGSNKRGQLGGPGPFQSLPRVLDRILLAGESVTDVWSGWTHLVARTESGRVFTWGRGDYGQLGRALQTNQDLSLLSDDVPPAYSRPMACHPMEVKALTGATQLLVKQHAGLEGGHARATH, encoded by the exons ATGAGGGACTCAGGCTCGGATGTTTTGGACGTGACTTTGTTCACGTGG GGCGCTAACAGCTACGGCCAGCTGAGCCAGGGGCATGTGGAGGACCGGTGCGAGCCCGGGACCGCGGAGTGCGCGCTACCAACCGCCGGGGCGCGCAGCCTGCGTGGAGGCGGCGGGCACTCTGCGCTTGTCACCG AAGCGGGACAGTTGATGGTGTGTGGCCAGAACCACAGAGGACAGCTGGGCCTCGGCCATACGTCTCAGATCACTGCCTTTGTTCCCTGCCCTTCTCTGGGCCCGCGGTCCATACGCCAGGTGTCCTGCGGCTGGGACTTCACCCTCATTCTGACAG ACTGTGGACAGCTGTTGGCCTGCGGTTCGAATGCCCATGGCCAGCTGGGCCTCCCCCAGGTCTCCGGGCACACAGCAAAGCCCTTGCCAATTGAG GCCTTGATTTCCCCCATCATCAGTGTGGCTGCAGGGCTTCGACACTCTCTGGCTGTTGATT CCTCAGGGTGTGTGTACCAGTGGGGGGTGGGTCTGTCCAGCGAGGCCAGGCGGCTCCTGGCCCCGCagaccccccccgcccacctcaCCTCCAAGGAGCCCTGCCCAGTTCCAG CCCTGGACACCGTGTCCCCAAACTCAGTGACAGCTGGAGCCTCCCACTGCGTCTGCCTGACTG cagggggcgatgtgTTCCTCTGGGGCAGCAACAAGCGGGGTCAGCTTGGGGGCCCGGGGCCTTTCCAGTCCCTCCCTCGGGTCCTAGATCGCATCCTGCTGGCTGGAGAATCCGTGACGGATGTGTGGAGTGGCTGGACACACCTAGTGGCCAGGACAG AGAGTGGCAGGGTCTTTACTTGGGGGCGGGGTGATTACGGACAGCTGGGCAGGGCACTGCAAACCAATCAGGATTTGAGTCTTCTGTCAGATGATGTCCCACCTGCATACTCCAGACCAATGGCGTGCCACCCTATGGAGGTGAAGGCCCTTACTGGGGCCACACAG CTGCTGGTAAAGCAGCACGCAGGGCTGGAGGGGGGACATGCTCGAGCGACGCATTAG